In Papio anubis isolate 15944 chromosome 20, Panubis1.0, whole genome shotgun sequence, the genomic window TTCAGAAGAACCAACCCAAGGAAGCAAAAATGTCACCACTACCTGTGAGTTTAAAAGGCACAGCCTTCAGTAATCTGAAGTCACATGAAAGAATGTGGAAAAAGGGAGATTTTATGAGATGAAAATATGAGTTTCTATTGTGAATGCTTTACTGAGTTTGGGGGTGTGCGGAAGAGACCCTGGGGCTATGGTGTCTGAGATGTTTGTGGGATGTCGGGTGTGAATCCTGGACCAGTGTAACCCTCTGTGAGGGTGTGATAGTGTCTGATAAGAGTCAGCTCTGCTGAGATGATGTTACTTTAGGTAAAAGGTGGAGAGCCCACCAGGATGGCTGGGATGTGCCTGAGTGTAAGAGGGTGACTGTGTTTTGTCTTCCTGTCTgtgatgtgagtgtgtgtgtgagcacaccCAGACCAATGCATGAGCATCTTTATATGGACAGTGAGCAGACATGTGTGACTCAGTGAGTGGTGTGGCTCTGTTTGactgtggttgtgtgtgtgcTGGGATGTGACTAGGTGTTGAACTGGGAACATGCACGTGGCCTTCTGTCCATGTGAAGTTTCCTCCTCACACATCAGGACCTCTGCTGAAGCACCCATGTATCTTCTCATATATGTCAATGTGGATCCTGGATGGCAGAACTGGTGGGGATCTTGGGGACTGGGAGTTACCATTGACTCATTTGTGAGCATTCACGAGAGCAGAATGTATGATCTGTAGATGTCTCTTCCCAGACAGAGTGGAAAAGAAGAATTCAGACTATGGGAACCCTTCAAAGTAAGAATtactaataaagacaaaaaaataaaaagtaaagtagaggaaaaaagagttttaaataatCCCCTTTGTACCCGGGAAACTAAATTAGGCAGAGTTCAAGTAATGGATCTAAGATGGCATTGCCAGTAAGAGGCAGAATCAGGACTGGAgtccaggcagcctggctcctgAATCCTAGCTCCTAACTATGAGACCCTAGTGTCTTTAGGAATATGGAGTTCTGACTGTGATAGGGTGAAAGAGGGAAGTCCTCACAGTTTGCCTGTTGATCCCTAATTTTCTGCATCATGGGAATCTGTCACCAAAGAGGAAGCTGAACCTGGCCCAGCCCCTTTCACCCACTCTCAATCCCCTAGCAGGTACCACACAGAAGGCCTGTGTCTTTGTCCATTGGTTCTTGCATGAAAATCAGAGGGACACTGATCCTCCCTTTCATGTGAGTACTGTATGGCACAGGggtggaaaagaaaggagaatattTACTCAGGAGGTGGTCTCATGTGAGTGATGTGGAAATGTCTAGTTGGCAGGATGGAGGCACCATACAGATGCAGGTTCTGGAGACCCTCCAGCACCAGGCACGAGACCTGCAGTGGATGAACTGTCAGTCAGTCATGCAGCCTAGGGGAGGAGAACACTCAGGGGTTAGGGCTGTCGCTCTTTATCAAGAGGCATAGAATTTTCAGGGAATGGACAAGGCATAGGCCCAGGTAAGTGACTGTGGCTCACTTTCCACCTTGTGAGGGGCAGAGCCTCTCCTCACTTGGGGGATGTATGAGGAGCTAAGACAGCACCACAGGGACCAGGCCTGCAGTATCACCAGCGAGACCAGGGAGGCTTTCTTCTGCtttgaggaaaggaaggaagggatttgtgtgtgtgttgagtgtgTGCCCCACAAGGGAGGGGTCTGCCCAACACTCTGTGTGCTTTGCTCTCAGCAGTGACCCAGAGCTGCAGGTGGAATTCTACACTGGGATGAATGAGAACTCAGACATCGCCTTCCATTTCTGAGTGCACTTTGGTCATTGTTTGATAATTGACAGCCACGTGTGTGGGGCCTGGAAGTGTGAGGGGAGATGCTGCAATGTGTTCTTTGAGGACGGCAAACCATTTGATCTGAGCATCTTGGTGCTGGACAGTGAATACCCGGTGAGTGCCCAGGAGCTCCCGGTATCCAGCCTCCATGGGTTCTCAGAGCAGGAGGCAGCTCTCCCTGGCCTGGCCCAGTAGTTTTTCAGGACCCATTTCTCATAACTACTCTTGCCCCAGGCTTTTTATCACAGAGCATCCTCTGCTTGCACTGCCATCCTCAGCTCGTTTCCAAAATCTGACCGTGATCAGTATCAGCTCATCTGGCATTTCCCCCAAGATGAAGAATCTCCTCTGTCTTTTCCCACTGTATTCATTTCTACTTATGCTGCTATTTAAATTTTCACTTCACTGAATGAATACAATATTCATAAGAATAAAATTGTTTAGTTAATGAAAAATTAAGTCTTTGTCTCACTCCTGGACCCAATCTTATCTGAGAGCATTACCCCTGCTCTGCTCTCCTTCCACAGGAAATAGTTGCTTATAGAAGCATATAGAtctataatttcatttgtttttaagaaaatcctaggccgggcgcggtggctcaagcctgtggtcccagcactttgggaggccgagacgggcggatcacgaggtcaggagatcgagaccatcctggctaacacggtgaaaccccgtctctactaaaaaagacagaaaactagccgggcgaggtggcgggcgcctgtagtcccagctgctcgggaggctgaggcaggagaatggcgtgaacccgggaggcggagcttgcagtgagctgagatccggccactgcactccagcctgggcggcagagcgagactccgcctcaaaaaaaaaaaaaaaaaaaaaaagaaaatcctagtaTACATTGCTTTACACATTACACCTTTAAAACTGAGTTGATTTGCTgtcaaataatatatattgaagATATCATCTATTAATGGTGCTTCCTCAGTTTTTAAAGAATGCATAATATTGCATTATAAGGATTACCCAAAATTATTGATCTTCACTCTTTTGAAGGGCCTTGAggttatttccaatattttgctCTCACTAATGGTGCTGTATTAAGACTTCTAGtcaattcttttgttttatcCACCTCCCTTACTTATATTGAAAGAtaaccacaaagaaatgaaataactgaTTCGaaaatttgtgcattttaaatttaacaaattgACACATAGAAGGTTACTTTGTAGCCTCAGTAATGAAGAATATGTACAAATGTTCTGGCCCTTTCTTATGAGTAGGGCAAAAGATTCACATTTTATTCAGATTCCAGTGAGGGATCTCTTTCTATGCTTAGAAACTGTTCAGAATGATAGCCTATGTTTTGCAACACTTGTCCGGTTCTACCTCTCCAACACTTGAGTTTTATTCTTGGCCACCATCAGCCCAGATCTAGGCAACTCCAAAGAGAAACAGGGCCATCAGCAGGGAATGGCAGTCATAGTTCATGGAACTGATATATATGCATTCAATGAACATAATCAGTGTTAATCCTATTTGAATCCCTGTACAAGATGCAGGGATTCAAGTTCATGAAACAGTGACTAGCCATGGGGATTTTCTACGCTAGATACGAAGCTGAGAAAACATAGACAATGTGACATAGAGTGATACAGCCTTGCTGGAGGAATGAGAGGAAACACTAGAAATAACGTGAGCTCTCTCTCAAATAGTTAATCTTAAACAGAAGCATGAATCTTGGGTTCTGTTATATAACTAGTAGTTTTCTCAGGGGATGTTGTAGGTACTAGGCAAGAGTGGAGAGAAGGCTGAAAGTTTGTTTGGTGGCATTCTGTCTTTCTGAGGCATTTTTCCTCTTGTAGGTAATAATAAATGGCCAACACCATTACATCTTTGCCCATCCACTTCCACCATGTTCTGTGAAGACTGTGCAAGTGTGGGAAGATGTCTTCCTGATCTCAATGTCTGTCTGCAATTGAAGGAGATGACCACACATCTCATTGTTGAGGAATCCCTCTTTCCATGTGACCATAGGATCCCCAGAGCCTGTTAACAGCATGATCTCTCCTCACCCTTTTCCCTGCAGTTGGTCAttaaaacatcaccaaacttcccAGAATTTGGTTCTTGCTttaagagggaaagaggaaatggTCATCCCCAAGAGGCCCTGAGGAACTTTATGGGAGGCATCCAGAAATCAAATAGGATAAACCTTCCTGTGACTCCATGAGTGAAAGACCAGGTCCCCGGAATGTCTGAGAAGACATTAGGTACAGCATCCTTCAACAGCACGTTGTTGACATCAGAGAATCTGAGACAAAATCTTTACCCTGTCTCAGATGACTCACTGCACCAAAATGTTAGGTAGCTGTTTACAGCCACACAGATGTACCTCATGGCTTTGGGGAGAAATTTTGTAACTTAAGAACCATCTCGTGGAATTTCCTAattctttccattattttcagGATATTCATTGTGTGTTAACATGGTGCCTGGCTCTGTACAGGCTGCCATGCAGGAGCTTTACAAAAAGACAGACTTCTCACATGAAAATTTCAATCCAAGCAATAGTTAGAGAATCACAGGAGTCCAAAGATTTCTCTTAAGGAACcccaattgtggaagacagtgtggcaattcctcatggatctagaactagaaataccatttgactcagcaatcccattactgggcatataaccaaaggattataaatcattctgcgatgaagacacatgcacacgtgtgtttattgcggcactattcacaatagcaaagacttggaacccacccaAAAGTCAATCGAtgataggctggattaagaaaatgtggcacatatacaccatggaaaactatgcagccgtaataaaggatgagtttatgtcctttgcagggacatggatgaagttggagaccatcattctctgcaaactatcagaagatcagaaaaccaaacaccacatgttctcactcataagtgggagttgaacagcgagaacacatggacacagggaggggaacatcacacaccggggcctgtttgggggtgggggctaggggagggataacattaggagaaatacctaatgtaggtgacaggttgatgggtgcagcaaaccaccatggcacgtgtctatctatgtaacaaaactgcacgttctgcacatgtaacccagaactaaagtataatttttaaaaaactaaaaaataataataataattgcgaGATTTTTCCAAAGTATG contains:
- the LOC108583279 gene encoding placental protein 13-like; this encodes MKPEGRADRDHSMLQLQGIHTEAWTQFRRTNPRKQKCHHYLHVCGAWKCEGRCCNVFFEDGKPFDLSILVLDSEYPVIINGQHHYIFAHPLPPCSVKTVQVWEDVFLISMSVCN